A DNA window from Nitrospira sp. contains the following coding sequences:
- a CDS encoding conserved exported protein of unknown function (Evidence 4 : Unknown function but conserved in other organisms; MaGe:77307868): MAQRGWRFVCGLVFAAGTMVGVSAVGQPCAAQQSLDKADRQFQATILDSQGVESELKQVRFYWEEKISDTSFIPHEIKEIPVKRGTATITVKFANIRQIEVRSHAGGEPPLLTITLMNGKTGEFALAIPGSIKGQSDFGEVDVPASGIAKLLLK, translated from the coding sequence ATGGCACAGCGTGGATGGCGGTTCGTTTGCGGCCTGGTTTTCGCGGCCGGTACGATGGTGGGGGTATCGGCGGTGGGACAGCCCTGCGCCGCGCAACAGAGTCTGGACAAAGCGGACAGGCAGTTTCAGGCGACGATTCTCGACAGCCAGGGTGTCGAGAGCGAGCTCAAACAGGTGCGGTTTTATTGGGAAGAGAAAATAAGCGACACGTCCTTTATCCCGCATGAGATCAAGGAAATTCCCGTGAAGCGCGGCACGGCCACAATTACTGTGAAGTTTGCGAACATCCGTCAGATCGAGGTTCGGTCGCATGCCGGTGGAGAACCGCCGTTGCTCACTATCACACTGATGAACGGCAAGACAGGGGAATTTGCCTTGGCCATTCCAGGGAGCATCAAAGGACAATCGGATTTTGGCGAAGTCGATGTGCCGGCCTCAGGGATTGCAAAGCTGCTGCTTAAATAA
- a CDS encoding Iron(III) dicitrate ABC transporter, permease protein (MaGe:77307866): MTPQDDHRRSAPSFANHRYWAWGLLLVLAAMAAASLMVGRYAVPPGDILQFFTALYAGGEGMDAGRFQELHVLLLDVRLPRIVAAMLIGAALASSGTAFQALFMNPLVSPGLLGVLAGASFGAAVAMVFFDHWLAVQMSAFLFGLIAVGLALGIAALYREHSLLILVLGGIISTGLFASLLSIVKFVADPYDQLPAIVMWLMGRLSNVDAHSVTVLVIPLLIGILALGLLGKYLNVLSMGDGEATALGINVRRIRYVVIFWSTLISALTVVMAGRIEWIGLVIPHVARFLVGPNNEILVPFSAILGALFLLTVDNVARNLFPVEIPVGVVTELIGIPMFLLVLLKTKKEWA, translated from the coding sequence ATGACGCCGCAGGATGACCATCGGCGGTCGGCGCCTTCCTTTGCGAACCATCGCTACTGGGCATGGGGGCTGTTGCTTGTCTTGGCGGCGATGGCAGCGGCGTCCTTGATGGTCGGCCGGTACGCTGTCCCGCCGGGCGACATATTGCAGTTTTTCACGGCGTTGTATGCCGGCGGGGAGGGGATGGATGCCGGCCGGTTTCAAGAATTGCATGTGCTGCTTTTGGATGTCCGGCTGCCCCGCATCGTGGCGGCGATGCTGATCGGCGCGGCGCTGGCCTCGTCCGGCACGGCGTTCCAAGCCCTGTTCATGAATCCCTTGGTTTCCCCGGGATTGCTGGGCGTGCTGGCCGGCGCGTCGTTCGGCGCTGCCGTGGCCATGGTGTTCTTTGACCATTGGCTGGCGGTGCAGATGAGCGCGTTTCTATTTGGGCTCATTGCCGTTGGTCTCGCGCTCGGCATCGCGGCGCTGTACCGCGAGCATTCGCTGTTGATCCTCGTGTTGGGGGGAATCATCTCCACGGGTTTGTTTGCCTCGCTCCTTTCCATCGTGAAATTTGTGGCCGATCCGTACGATCAATTGCCGGCTATCGTCATGTGGCTGATGGGCCGGCTGTCGAACGTCGATGCCCACAGCGTGACGGTTCTCGTGATTCCCCTGCTGATCGGGATATTGGCGCTGGGATTGTTAGGCAAGTATCTCAATGTGCTCAGCATGGGCGATGGAGAGGCGACGGCGCTGGGCATCAATGTGCGGCGGATTCGGTACGTCGTGATTTTCTGGTCCACGCTGATCAGTGCGCTGACGGTCGTCATGGCAGGACGGATCGAATGGATCGGCTTGGTGATTCCTCATGTCGCCCGATTCCTCGTCGGGCCGAATAACGAGATTCTGGTGCCATTCAGCGCGATTCTCGGCGCCCTGTTCCTGCTGACGGTGGACAATGTGGCCCGCAATCTGTTCCCGGTCGAAATTCCGGTCGGCGTGGTCACGGAGTTAATCGGGATTCCGATGTTTTTACTCGTGTTGCTGAAGACGAAAAAGGAGTGGGCATGA
- a CDS encoding ABC-type Fe3+-hydroxamate transport system, periplasmic component (MaGe:77307865) — protein MSTGRAVITAFGLCLLASLFGIGWCAHPSIAHAQSTRIVRDAVGRSVAVPVPAARVATLGPVPVLNSFILALGKGETIVNGLPLFARSPRHKYQTIFAPTLAERPVIQGPGREPDLETLLTLRPDVVLTMDRGVAESLERKGFTVLVLAWRNPEDVKATMLLLGTVFGREQEARDYLDYADRLLARVSDAVADAPDSRRPTVLFGSLKTMTQPHLIADWWIRQAGGVSVTEDGRHLESVSFSMEHVLKWNPDIVIVSAPGEIEQVYRDTRLRTVKAVVNRQVYSIPAGAHPWGYRTVEQPLTVLWAFALLHPDKIGQLNVKAEMKQFYNRFFQYSLTDAQADEMLSGIP, from the coding sequence ATGAGCACAGGGCGCGCTGTCATAACGGCCTTCGGCCTGTGTCTTTTAGCAAGCCTGTTTGGCATCGGTTGGTGCGCTCACCCGAGCATAGCGCATGCCCAATCGACGCGCATCGTGCGCGACGCGGTGGGGCGATCGGTTGCCGTTCCTGTGCCCGCCGCGCGCGTGGCGACGCTGGGCCCGGTGCCGGTGCTCAATAGCTTCATCTTGGCTTTGGGAAAAGGGGAGACCATCGTCAACGGGTTGCCTTTGTTTGCGCGATCGCCGCGCCACAAGTATCAAACGATCTTTGCCCCAACGCTCGCGGAACGGCCCGTGATCCAAGGGCCCGGAAGGGAGCCGGACCTCGAAACGCTGCTCACGCTCCGCCCGGATGTGGTGTTGACGATGGACCGAGGGGTGGCAGAGTCGCTGGAGCGGAAAGGGTTTACCGTGCTGGTGCTCGCCTGGCGCAATCCGGAGGATGTGAAAGCGACGATGCTGTTGCTGGGAACCGTCTTCGGGCGTGAGCAGGAGGCGCGCGACTATCTCGATTACGCCGACCGTTTGCTGGCTCGCGTCAGCGACGCCGTGGCGGATGCGCCGGACTCCCGGCGGCCCACGGTGCTCTTTGGCAGCCTGAAAACCATGACGCAGCCGCATTTGATTGCCGACTGGTGGATTCGCCAGGCAGGGGGCGTCAGTGTCACGGAGGACGGACGGCATCTCGAAAGCGTGTCGTTTTCAATGGAACATGTCCTGAAGTGGAACCCGGACATTGTGATCGTGAGCGCTCCGGGCGAAATCGAGCAAGTCTACCGAGACACACGATTGAGGACAGTCAAGGCGGTGGTGAATCGCCAGGTCTACAGTATTCCAGCGGGCGCGCATCCTTGGGGGTATCGCACAGTGGAGCAGCCGTTGACGGTCTTGTGGGCCTTCGCTCTCCTGCATCCGGACAAAATAGGCCAATTGAATGTGAAGGCGGAAATGAAACAATTCTACAATCGTTTCTTCCAGTATTCGCTGACGGACGCGCAAGCCGACGAGATGTTGAGCGGCATTCCATGA
- a CDS encoding ABC transporter domain-containing protein (MaGe:77307867) has protein sequence MTTVLDARDVSFGYGDAPTLEGISLSLRKAEVVALLGPNGSGKSTLLKVLLGIHRCRSGDVRLEGQSLRALAPADIAKRMAYVPQSHHLSFSYSVLDVVLMGRMMYRSFWSSYSREDRRCAENALDRLRIAHLTHRPYTEISGGERQLALIARALAQGAEIVIMDEPVSGLDYGNQVRLLEQIALLASDGLTFLKTTHFPDHALLVADRVVLLKQGRVVGDGHPQQVVTEDNVRRLYEIDVDIVSVRDGYRCCVPRLHRNGTKRAGGRAVEQE, from the coding sequence ATGACTACGGTGTTGGATGCGCGAGACGTCAGCTTCGGGTATGGCGACGCACCCACCCTGGAAGGGATTTCCTTGTCCCTCAGAAAAGCCGAGGTGGTGGCGCTGCTCGGGCCCAATGGAAGCGGGAAAAGCACGCTCTTGAAGGTGCTGCTCGGCATCCATCGCTGTCGAAGCGGCGACGTGCGTTTGGAAGGACAGTCTCTCCGAGCGCTTGCGCCGGCGGATATCGCGAAGCGCATGGCGTATGTGCCGCAATCGCACCACCTCTCCTTTTCGTATTCGGTCCTCGATGTCGTGCTCATGGGACGGATGATGTACCGCTCTTTCTGGTCTTCCTATTCCCGAGAGGATCGGCGCTGCGCGGAAAACGCCCTCGATCGACTCCGCATTGCGCACCTCACGCATCGCCCCTACACGGAAATCAGCGGTGGTGAACGGCAGCTTGCGTTAATCGCGCGGGCCCTCGCGCAAGGAGCGGAGATCGTCATCATGGACGAACCCGTCAGCGGCCTGGATTACGGCAATCAAGTGCGTCTGCTGGAGCAGATCGCCCTGCTGGCGTCCGACGGGCTGACGTTCCTCAAGACCACGCATTTCCCCGACCATGCGCTGCTGGTCGCCGATCGCGTCGTTCTACTCAAGCAAGGCCGCGTTGTGGGCGACGGACATCCGCAACAGGTGGTGACCGAAGACAACGTGCGCCGTCTCTATGAGATAGACGTCGATATCGTTTCCGTTCGCGACGGCTACCGCTGTTGCGTGCCGAGGCTACACCGGAACGGCACAAAGAGAGCCGGAGGGCGCGCCGTTGAGCAGGAATAG
- a CDS encoding Arsenical resistance operon repressor (MaGe:77307869) yields MATKQRVKAAVLFHALSDRTRLEILARLKEGEQCVCELTDALQTGQSRLSFHLKVLKEAGFIRDRPEGRWMYYSLNREGLEDLEDFVSELKNAIAMPGSSKKKCE; encoded by the coding sequence ATGGCTACGAAGCAGCGAGTCAAAGCGGCGGTTCTCTTTCATGCCTTGTCCGATCGGACGCGGTTGGAGATTCTCGCTAGGCTGAAGGAGGGAGAGCAATGTGTCTGCGAATTGACGGACGCGCTCCAGACCGGGCAGTCCAGGCTGTCGTTTCATCTCAAGGTACTCAAGGAGGCAGGATTCATCCGTGACCGTCCGGAAGGACGATGGATGTATTATTCGTTGAATCGAGAGGGATTGGAAGATCTTGAAGACTTCGTCAGCGAGCTCAAGAACGCGATCGCGATGCCCGGTTCTTCAAAAAAGAAATGCGAGTAG
- a CDS encoding putative TonB protein (Evidence 3 : Putative function from multiple computational evidences; MaGe:77307864): MLYAPVFKHGEGPEREGRVSGWVCSCVFHGLAIIGALYGLRIPLSHPEPPFRWEVALREAVSAPIEPPRELHEAAEAAPVSAARAVVNRQPVHRAQAIARLAAQPYEQAVPMRESIARTIESQAVVSERERPAVVQGSEAVARASAQTRTAYERTVVPASSIASRGQAAEVSTSVTARPTVERPPAMAATAPEPMEVMDPPLVAARYAPVEERPVLHTEASHAMPGARAHYGWLKEALAGKIERMKRYPDGAAERRWEGRVVVRGVITAAGELRDLVIAESSGFQALDEDAVALLRRISPLALAHPLGQAQVAWRIPITYGVK; the protein is encoded by the coding sequence ATGCTGTACGCGCCAGTGTTCAAGCATGGAGAAGGCCCCGAGCGGGAAGGACGGGTATCGGGATGGGTGTGTTCGTGCGTGTTCCACGGTCTTGCGATCATCGGGGCACTGTATGGGTTGCGCATTCCGTTGTCGCATCCCGAGCCGCCGTTTCGGTGGGAGGTGGCCTTGCGCGAGGCGGTGTCCGCTCCGATCGAGCCGCCGCGGGAGCTACATGAAGCTGCCGAAGCCGCGCCTGTTTCCGCGGCCCGCGCTGTGGTGAATCGACAGCCTGTCCACCGGGCGCAAGCCATTGCCCGCCTAGCGGCGCAGCCGTATGAGCAGGCTGTTCCGATGCGAGAGTCCATCGCGCGTACAATCGAATCTCAGGCGGTGGTATCAGAGCGCGAGCGGCCCGCGGTCGTGCAGGGCAGCGAGGCGGTTGCGCGCGCTTCGGCACAGACTCGCACGGCGTACGAGCGGACGGTCGTGCCGGCATCCTCTATCGCTTCTCGCGGGCAAGCGGCCGAGGTCTCTACATCCGTGACTGCCCGGCCTACCGTCGAGAGGCCGCCGGCGATGGCGGCGACTGCGCCGGAGCCGATGGAAGTGATGGATCCTCCGCTCGTCGCTGCGCGCTATGCTCCGGTCGAGGAGCGACCGGTCCTCCATACGGAGGCGAGCCACGCGATGCCAGGAGCGCGAGCGCATTACGGGTGGTTGAAAGAGGCGTTGGCCGGCAAGATCGAGCGCATGAAGCGGTATCCCGACGGCGCCGCCGAGCGGCGGTGGGAAGGCCGTGTCGTGGTGCGTGGCGTCATCACAGCGGCGGGAGAATTACGAGATCTCGTCATCGCGGAAAGCTCTGGTTTCCAAGCGCTCGACGAGGACGCGGTAGCATTATTGCGCCGCATCTCTCCACTCGCGCTTGCGCATCCGCTGGGACAGGCGCAGGTGGCCTGGCGCATCCCGATCACCTATGGCGTCAAATAA